From Candidatus Manganitrophus morganii, the proteins below share one genomic window:
- a CDS encoding DUF4255 domain-containing protein translates to MSTTIGKVTESLKNLLVGEMVPATNVSLISPGDTSGQNKRINLFLYRVIENPHLNNRDWLPKRGTTNQLVAPPLALNLFYLMTPFAPLDPQTGLADAHGLLGEAMRVLYENAIIPQTYLETGLQEGEVKVTLLPLDLEQLSKIWTALNKDFRLSVAYEVSYVEIPAEQERPLPKRVTQVELDVRAPYRPPVLQGMSPLSGPVGTTLQFAGTFLRGWKATVRVGGRIAVEDQMLFEDQLFVAPVPAGLTPGVYEVEVNVANLSRLRGVFEVVP, encoded by the coding sequence ATGAGCACCACCATCGGAAAAGTGACCGAGTCGTTGAAGAATCTTCTCGTCGGCGAGATGGTTCCGGCGACGAATGTGTCGCTGATCTCTCCCGGCGACACGAGCGGGCAGAACAAGCGGATCAATCTTTTTCTCTACCGGGTCATCGAGAACCCCCACCTGAACAACCGGGACTGGCTGCCGAAGCGGGGAACGACCAACCAGCTCGTCGCTCCGCCGCTGGCGCTGAACCTATTTTATCTCATGACCCCGTTTGCCCCCCTCGATCCGCAGACCGGCCTGGCCGACGCCCACGGACTGTTGGGGGAGGCGATGCGGGTCCTCTACGAAAATGCCATCATCCCTCAGACCTACCTCGAAACCGGCCTGCAGGAGGGGGAGGTGAAGGTGACCCTCCTTCCGCTCGATCTTGAGCAGCTCAGCAAGATCTGGACGGCGCTGAACAAAGATTTCCGTCTCTCGGTCGCTTACGAAGTCTCTTATGTCGAGATTCCGGCGGAGCAAGAGCGTCCGCTGCCGAAGCGGGTCACGCAAGTCGAGCTCGATGTCCGCGCGCCGTATCGGCCGCCGGTGCTTCAGGGGATGTCCCCTCTTTCCGGTCCGGTCGGGACGACCCTCCAGTTCGCCGGGACTTTCCTGCGGGGATGGAAAGCGACGGTCCGAGTCGGCGGTCGGATCGCGGTGGAAGATCAGATGCTCTTCGAGGATCAGCTGTTTGTGGCGCCGGTCCCGGCGGGACTGACGCCGGGGGTCTATGAGGTCGAAGTGAACGTAGCGAACCTCTCCCGGCTACGGGGGGTGTTTGAGGTGGTTCCATGA